A window from Drosophila miranda strain MSH22 chromosome Y unlocalized genomic scaffold, D.miranda_PacBio2.1 Contig_Y2_pilon, whole genome shotgun sequence encodes these proteins:
- the LOC117192673 gene encoding vesicular inhibitory amino acid transporter-like, giving the protein MSFIAKLKATPLPPLKNILNVAVQTARQQIPERKEYEQPGSSQQRPHQPHQNFANGHGQAMDTGMDGGDQTTEMSSNPFRNTGNWSNEGDAEGEGDYKNEYQSTTFNEYDGRYQQTDGFRQGSIASEGSSFVCEGEGGGGCKIDEYQAAWNVTNAIQGMFIVSLPFAVLHGGYWAIIAMVGIAHICCYTGKVLVQCLYEPDPTTGQMVRVRDSYVAIAKVCFGPKLGARAVSIAQLIELLMTCILYVVVCGDLLAGTYPTGSFDSRSWMLFVGIFLLPMGFLKSLKMVSTLSFWCTMSHIVINAVILGYCLLQIGDWGWSKVRFSIDMENFPISLGVIVFSYTSQIFLPTLEGNMTDRSKFNWMLDWSHIAAAVFKAGFGYICFLTFQNDTQQVITNNLHSQGFKGMVNFFLVIKAILSYPLPYYAACELLERNFFRGQPKTKLPTIWNLDGELKVWGLGFRVAVIVSTILVAIFIPHFSILMGFIGSFTGTMLSFIWPCYFHIKIKGHLLDQKELAKDYLIIALGVLFGVIGIYDSGNAMINAFEIGLPF; this is encoded by the exons ATGTCATTCATAGCCAAATTGAAAGCCACGCCACTGCCACCGCTGAAGAACATACTGAACGTGGCCGTGCAAACGGCCCGACAGCAAATTCCAGAGCGCAAGGAGTACGAGCAGCCCGGCAGCAGCCAACAGAGGCCCCATCAGCCACACCAAAACTTCGCCAACGGCCACGGCCAGGCTATGGACACGGGCATGGACGGCGGTGACCAGACCACGGAGATGAGCTCGAATCCATTCCGGAATACGGGCAACTGGTCAAACGAAGGCGATGCCGAAGGCGAGGGCGACTACAAGAACGAGTACCAGAGCACAACCTTCAACGAGTACGACGGGAGATACCAGCAGACGGACGGCTTCAG GCAAGGAAGCATCGCCTCAGAGGGCAGCTCGTTTGTCTGCGAGGGAGAAGGTGGCGGCGGCTGCAAGATCGACGAATATCAGGCGGCATGGAACGTGACCAACGCTATCCAAGGCATGTTCATCGTATCGTTGCCCTTCGCCGTGCTCCACGGCGGCTACTGGGCCATCATTGCCATGGTGGGCATTGCACACATCTGCTGCTACACGGGAAAGGTGCTTGTGCAGTGCCTCTATGAGCCGGACCCCACCACCGGCCAGATGGTGCGAGTGCGCGACAGCTACGTGGCCATTGCCAAGGTATGTTTCGGGCCCAAACTGGGGGCCAGGGCCGTCAGCATCGCCCAGCTGATCGAGCTCCTGATGACCTGCATCCTCTATGTGGTGGTCTGCGGTGACCTGCTGGCGGGCACCTATCCGACGGGCTCGTTCGACTCCCGATCTTGGATGCTGTTTGTGGGCATCTTCTTACTGCCGATGGGCTTCCTCAAGTCCCTGAAGATGGTCTCGACCCTGTCCTTTTGGTGCACCATGTCCCACATCGTGATAAACGCGGTGATCCTCGGCTACTGCCTGCTGCAGATCGGCGACTGGGGCTGGTCGAAGGTGCGCTTCAGCATCGACATGGAGAACTTCCCCATCTCGCTGGGCGTGATCGTCTTCTCCTACACCTCCCAGATTTTCCTGCCCACGCTCGAGGGCAACATGACGGACCGCTCCAAGTTCAACTGGATGCTCGATTGGTCGCATATCGCGGCGGCCGTGTTCAAGGCCGGGTTTGGGTACATCTGCTTTCTGACCTTCCAGAACGACACGCAGCAGGTGATTACCAACAACTTGCACTCGCAGGGCTTCAAGGGTATGGTGAACTTCTTCCTGGTAATCAAGGCCATCCTCAGCTACCCCTTGCCATACTACGCCGCCTGCGAGTTGCTCGAGCGGAACTTCTTCCGCGGCCAGCCGAAGACCAAGCTCCCCACCATCTGGAACCTCGACGGAGAGCTGAAAGTCTGGGGTCTGGGCTTCCGTGTGGCCGTCATCGTATCGACCATCCTGGTGGCCATCTTCATTCCCCACTTCTCTATCCTGATGGGCTTCATTGGCAGCTTCACGGGCACCATGCTCAGCTTCATCTGGCCCTGCTATTTCCACATCAAGATTAAGGGTCACCTGCTCGACCAGAAGGAATTAGCTAAAGACTACCTCATCATTGCCCTAGGCGTGCTCTTCGGCGTTATCGGCATCTACGATTCGGGTAATGCCATGATAAATGCATTCGAGATCGGTCTTCCGTTCTAA